From a single Flavobacteriales bacterium genomic region:
- a CDS encoding 30S ribosomal protein S16 codes for MPTRIRLQRKGKKGRPYYHMVIADSRAPRDGKYIERIGAYDPNMNPAFVEVNVDKAMAWLQKGAQPSDTCRAILSYSGVVYKNHLVNGIKKGAFDQAEADRRFEIWLNEKNSKIEGKKSKLVQSAEYATKDRLTAERKKASDMAASHSAKLAALSAPPEIMPMEPAGEEEAAAESAPEAPAAETPTESEAPAAE; via the coding sequence ATGCCAACTCGCATCCGCCTTCAGAGAAAGGGCAAAAAAGGCCGGCCATATTACCACATGGTAATTGCCGATTCTCGTGCACCACGCGACGGGAAATACATTGAAAGGATCGGTGCCTACGATCCGAACATGAACCCCGCTTTCGTGGAAGTGAACGTGGATAAAGCGATGGCCTGGCTCCAGAAAGGTGCCCAGCCTAGCGATACCTGCCGCGCTATCCTTAGCTACAGCGGTGTTGTTTACAAGAATCACCTCGTTAATGGCATCAAGAAAGGTGCATTCGACCAAGCTGAGGCTGATCGCCGTTTTGAGATCTGGTTGAACGAAAAGAATTCCAAGATCGAGGGAAAGAAGAGCAAGCTCGTGCAAAGTGCTGAGTATGCTACGAAAGACCGTCTTACCGCAGAGCGTAAGAAAGCATCGGATATGGCTGCTAGCCATAGTGCTAAACTTGCTGCGTTGAGCGCACCACCAGAGATCATGCCGATGGAGCCTGCTGGTGAAGAAGAGGCTGCTGCTGAAAGC